A genomic region of Streptosporangium lutulentum contains the following coding sequences:
- a CDS encoding 2-hydroxyacid dehydrogenase, with amino-acid sequence MKIWVPSEAAVDVLRDLPDVECVVYDGTKAAPPEAEKVEVWIPPLLPVARIPELLAEMPRLRLLQTVTAGVEPYRPHLPEGVTLCNARGVHDAGTAEWAVGAMIAVLREFPGFAAAQREGRWTYHHTGVLADSTVLIVGYGSIGEALERRLDGFEVNVVRVARTARPNVHGQDELPELLPQADVVVLLVPSTPSTAGLVDADFLSAMKDGAVLVNAARGTVVDTGALVAELRKGRILAALDVTDPEPLPQDHPLWTAPGVLITPHVAGSSPASERRMLKLLRSQLLRYLAGEPLKNVITDSY; translated from the coding sequence ATGAAGATCTGGGTCCCCTCCGAAGCCGCCGTCGATGTCCTGCGCGATCTGCCCGATGTGGAGTGTGTCGTCTACGACGGCACGAAAGCCGCGCCACCGGAGGCGGAGAAGGTGGAGGTCTGGATCCCGCCGCTGCTCCCGGTGGCGCGGATTCCGGAACTGCTCGCCGAGATGCCCCGGCTGCGGCTGCTGCAGACCGTCACGGCCGGTGTGGAGCCCTACCGGCCGCACCTGCCGGAGGGGGTGACGCTGTGCAACGCGCGGGGAGTGCACGACGCGGGCACCGCCGAATGGGCGGTGGGAGCCATGATCGCCGTGCTGCGGGAGTTCCCGGGGTTCGCCGCCGCGCAACGGGAGGGAAGGTGGACCTACCACCACACCGGCGTGCTGGCCGACTCCACGGTGCTGATCGTCGGTTACGGCTCGATCGGTGAGGCGCTGGAGCGGCGGCTGGACGGTTTCGAGGTGAACGTCGTCCGGGTGGCCAGGACCGCGCGGCCGAACGTGCACGGACAGGACGAGCTGCCGGAGTTGCTGCCCCAGGCTGACGTGGTGGTGCTGCTGGTCCCGTCCACGCCCTCCACCGCCGGTCTCGTGGACGCGGATTTCCTGTCGGCGATGAAGGACGGCGCCGTCCTGGTGAACGCGGCCAGGGGAACGGTCGTGGACACCGGCGCGCTCGTCGCCGAACTGCGGAAAGGCCGCATCCTGGCCGCGCTCGACGTCACCGATCCCGAGCCGCTGCCCCAGGACCATCCCCTGTGGACGGCGCCGGGAGTTCTCATCACCCCGCATGTCGCGGGGAGCAGCCCGGCCTCGGAAAGGCGCATGCTCAAGCTGCTCCGCTCGCAGCTCCTGCGTTACCTCGCAGGTGAGCCGCTCAAGAACGTGATCACGGATTCTTACTGA